TTTCTTCCTTACCTAGTAACTTCACTTAAACAAAAAGAAACAGTAGCAATTATATAATCAAAAAGTATTATCAACTAATACTAATATAGCATACAAAGAAATAAATAAAAAAATAGACCTAAAGAAAAAGTATCTAAAATACTCAGTTTTCAAATGATCTGATAATGCATTAAACAAAAAACAAGAATCTGCTAACTGTTTTGATCAATGCTGAAAGGAAGCAGATTCTTGTTTTAAAGTCTTAATGAATTACAACACAGACGAAAACAAGTATTTTAGATACTTATCTAAAAGTATCATTTCTTGAGTGTTACAACAACACGGCGAAATGGCTCATCACCTTCACTATGAGTAGTAACATATCTGTCATTCTGAAGAGCAGAATGGATAATTCTTCTCTCATAAGGATTCATAGGCTCAAGAGCAACAGACTGTCTAGTCTTTCTAACCTTATAAGAAATGTTCTTGGCAAGATTTTCGAGAGTAGCTTTTCTTCTCTCTCTATAGTTCTCTGTATCAACCTTAACATGAACATAATCAGATGACTCTTTGTTAACTACAAGTGAAATGAGGTACTGGAGAGAATCCAGAGTCTGTCCTCTCTTACCAATGAGAACGCCCATCTCGGCTCCGCTAAGCTCAACGTCAAGAATACTATCCTCAGCAATGAATTTAGTATTAACGTTAACTTCCATATTCATAGCGCCAAAGACATCTTTAAGAAAATCGTTAGCTTTCTGAACAAACAGATCACCATCAGCAGCTGATGTTTTCTTAGC
The sequence above is a segment of the Butyrivibrio proteoclasticus B316 genome. Coding sequences within it:
- the jag gene encoding RNA-binding cell elongation regulator Jag/EloR; this encodes MDFREFTAKNVDDAITEACEQLMVTSDRLEYEVVSSGSAGFLGINAKPAIIKARIKEDKPEVKEVAPKTNEVKTETSKVDTKSETKEAPKAEAKKTSAADGDLFVQKANDFLKDVFGAMNMEVNVNTKFIAEDSILDVELSGAEMGVLIGKRGQTLDSLQYLISLVVNKESSDYVHVKVDTENYRERRKATLENLAKNISYKVRKTRQSVALEPMNPYERRIIHSALQNDRYVTTHSEGDEPFRRVVVTLKK